One stretch of Lysobacterales bacterium DNA includes these proteins:
- a CDS encoding M28 family peptidase — MPSYASRSSNDTVRRMDAMRRERLGALLTWLWWGLVLLAAIWGQRVPEPLPATADPAVFSAMRARAVLVELLGDERPHRLGTAANAAVADRVVAAFADIGLSAERRPRFVCADYGVCGRVENLLVRLPGAGDEAALLLTSHYDSVGAGPGAGDAGAGTAALVEIARALQADAGPRREILILVADGEEAGLLGAEAFVQEPEFARVGAVLNLEARGTRGRANLFETQPGNAALIAALAPALPDPALSSLAYEIYQRMPNNTDFSVYKREGLAGANFAFIGGGARYHTPLDDLAHLDSGSLQHLGDGALAAARALATPGTTVVADADRVYFDWAGRVWHWSARANLLLLALGTLGLAVFLMRAYRSGTIRVRAVALAGGLALAAPLLAGALAAGALGAWQGLGAVPMPWTANAHALQFAAAAIGLAVALSVAARAIAWTGVAAWLAALLLLLWFAAVALIWMLPGGAYLALVPLLAVAPFAALAPARCMLIAAVLAASLLATQAASLLQLHDSLGPTALVGLGVLVAAVMLPLGATLPALSPWRARLLLGAWVLALGAVGVAALRPPFDADTRATLVLRDIAGPEGRVLHLSGLAAGEDATWLSALPKPPAAQRVLPWVDAEVPTVALQGEGLAPPTAALSTDATGARRIELTPPEPEALVALILPAAVPLAAVRVDGVAFAAPIRRQRAQTGAWRSVFVYPTGAPVRFEIDWPEGVAAEAYALAQSAGAAPDLHPIATARNRVAVPAHFGDARIGYRKLDLNPTAAP; from the coding sequence ATGCCAAGCTACGCTTCGCGTTCGAGCAACGACACGGTGCGGCGGATGGATGCGATGCGCAGGGAGCGGCTGGGTGCGCTGCTGACCTGGCTGTGGTGGGGGCTGGTGCTGCTTGCGGCCATCTGGGGACAGCGGGTTCCAGAGCCACTGCCCGCCACCGCTGATCCTGCGGTGTTTTCTGCAATGCGGGCGCGCGCGGTGCTGGTCGAGCTGCTCGGCGACGAACGGCCGCATCGGCTCGGGACGGCGGCGAACGCGGCGGTGGCCGATCGCGTGGTCGCGGCCTTCGCGGACATCGGGCTGAGCGCGGAGCGGCGCCCGCGCTTCGTCTGTGCCGACTACGGCGTCTGCGGCCGCGTCGAGAATCTGCTGGTGCGCTTGCCGGGTGCGGGCGACGAGGCGGCACTGCTGCTGACCTCGCACTACGACTCGGTCGGTGCCGGGCCCGGTGCCGGTGATGCCGGTGCCGGCACCGCGGCCCTGGTCGAGATCGCGCGCGCGCTCCAGGCCGATGCAGGTCCACGTCGCGAGATCCTGATCCTGGTCGCCGATGGCGAGGAAGCGGGGCTGCTCGGCGCCGAGGCCTTCGTGCAGGAACCCGAGTTCGCACGCGTCGGCGCGGTGCTCAACCTCGAGGCACGCGGCACCCGCGGTCGCGCCAACCTGTTCGAGACGCAGCCCGGCAACGCGGCACTGATCGCGGCGCTGGCGCCGGCACTGCCCGACCCAGCGTTGAGCTCGCTGGCTTACGAGATCTACCAGCGCATGCCGAACAACACCGACTTCTCGGTGTACAAGCGCGAGGGGCTCGCCGGCGCGAACTTTGCCTTCATCGGTGGCGGCGCGCGCTATCACACGCCGCTCGATGACCTGGCACATCTGGACTCCGGCAGCCTGCAGCATCTGGGCGACGGCGCACTGGCCGCAGCGCGCGCACTGGCCACACCGGGCACCACGGTCGTCGCGGATGCCGACCGCGTGTATTTCGACTGGGCCGGTCGCGTCTGGCACTGGTCGGCGCGCGCGAACCTGCTGCTGCTCGCGCTGGGCACGCTCGGGCTCGCGGTGTTCCTGATGCGCGCGTATCGCAGCGGCACGATCCGCGTGCGTGCGGTGGCACTTGCGGGTGGCCTGGCACTGGCCGCGCCGCTGCTCGCGGGAGCCTTGGCCGCGGGCGCGCTCGGTGCCTGGCAGGGACTCGGCGCGGTGCCGATGCCATGGACCGCAAATGCGCACGCGCTGCAATTCGCCGCCGCCGCGATCGGCCTCGCGGTAGCGCTGAGCGTGGCAGCGCGCGCGATCGCCTGGACCGGCGTCGCGGCCTGGCTCGCGGCGCTGTTGCTGCTGCTCTGGTTCGCGGCAGTCGCGTTGATCTGGATGCTGCCGGGCGGGGCCTACCTCGCGCTGGTGCCGCTGCTGGCGGTGGCGCCCTTCGCCGCGCTCGCGCCCGCGCGCTGCATGCTGATCGCCGCCGTGCTGGCGGCTTCGCTGCTGGCGACGCAGGCGGCGTCGCTGCTGCAGCTCCACGACAGTCTGGGACCCACCGCGCTGGTCGGGCTCGGCGTGTTGGTAGCCGCAGTGATGCTGCCGCTTGGCGCCACCTTGCCGGCGCTGTCGCCCTGGCGCGCGCGCCTGCTGCTCGGCGCCTGGGTGCTGGCGCTCGGAGCGGTGGGCGTCGCCGCGCTTCGGCCGCCCTTTGATGCCGACACGCGCGCGACGCTGGTGCTGCGCGACATCGCCGGACCCGAGGGCCGCGTGCTGCATCTGTCCGGACTCGCGGCCGGCGAGGACGCGACCTGGCTGTCCGCCTTGCCGAAACCGCCCGCAGCCCAGCGCGTGCTGCCGTGGGTAGACGCCGAGGTTCCCACGGTCGCGCTGCAAGGCGAAGGACTGGCGCCGCCAACGGCCGCACTCTCCACCGATGCGACCGGCGCACGACGGATCGAACTCACGCCCCCGGAACCCGAAGCCCTGGTCGCGCTGATCCTGCCCGCTGCGGTGCCGCTCGCGGCCGTGCGCGTCGATGGCGTCGCCTTCGCCGCACCGATCCGCCGCCAGCGCGCGCAGACGGGCGCCTGGCGCAGCGTGTTCGTCTATCCCACCGGCGCCCCGGTGCGCTTCGAGATCGACTGGCCCGAAGGCGTCGCTGCCGAAGCCTACGCACTCGCCCAGTCCGCAGGCGCGGCCCCCGACCTCCACCCCATCGCCACCGCCCGCAACCGCGTCGCCGTCCCCGCCCACTTCGGCGATGCGCGCATCGGCTACCGCAAGCTCGACCTCAACCCCACCGCCGCGCCCTGA